A genomic window from Streptomyces sp. PCS3-D2 includes:
- a CDS encoding GntR family transcriptional regulator produces the protein MDPTEVGYLDITDHYRRLIADRQITDGARLPSVRDIANEWGVATKTAQRALKALSMEGYATAVRGLGYAATFRPHDFATLRVRVNGSRERGEAYAPGDEQRILSAKLTPVGGAVSEVLGIEPNDLAVLRTGSVTRAGRVIRMSHSWFPAELADIVPELLTTESTPPGNVARIEAATGRKTELTADHFTVDLTGLQHVQGFGVPQGTPVLVRTTVRHDGQGVIEYGTTWFPRNVVLAVEYNDLANS, from the coding sequence ATGGACCCCACCGAAGTCGGCTACCTCGACATCACCGACCACTACCGCCGGCTCATCGCCGACCGGCAGATCACCGACGGCGCGCGCCTCCCGTCCGTGCGCGACATCGCCAACGAGTGGGGCGTCGCCACCAAGACCGCACAGCGGGCCCTCAAGGCCCTGTCCATGGAGGGCTACGCCACCGCAGTCCGCGGGCTCGGCTACGCGGCGACCTTCCGTCCGCACGACTTCGCGACCCTGCGCGTGCGGGTCAACGGCTCTCGGGAGCGCGGCGAGGCGTACGCCCCCGGCGACGAACAGCGCATCCTCTCCGCGAAGCTGACCCCCGTCGGCGGCGCGGTCTCCGAGGTACTCGGGATCGAGCCCAACGACCTCGCGGTGCTCCGCACCGGGAGCGTCACCCGCGCGGGCCGGGTCATCCGGATGTCGCACTCCTGGTTCCCCGCCGAACTCGCCGACATCGTGCCGGAGCTGCTGACCACCGAGTCCACCCCGCCCGGCAACGTCGCCCGCATCGAGGCGGCCACCGGCCGCAAGACGGAGCTCACCGCCGACCACTTCACCGTGGACCTCACCGGCCTCCAGCACGTCCAGGGCTTCGGTGTGCCGCAGGGGACTCCCGTTCTCGTCCGCACCACGGTCCGCCACGACGGCCAGGGCGTCATCGAGTACGGCACCACCTGGTTCCCTCGCAACGTGGTCCTGGCCGTCGAGTACAACGACCTCGCCAACAGCTGA